One window from the genome of Acidimicrobiales bacterium encodes:
- a CDS encoding TOBE domain-containing protein codes for MPSYRMGQAAKLLGVSVDTLRRWVDDGKIASQRPHGGHRLVDGASLAAFAVTAADEVDHDPEVVVGRSARNRFQGIVTRVVKDKVTAQVEIQAGSHRVVSLMTREAADELELTPGVVATAVVKATNVVVERPAEP; via the coding sequence ATGCCGTCATATCGGATGGGCCAAGCCGCCAAGCTGCTCGGCGTGAGCGTCGACACGCTCCGCCGCTGGGTCGACGACGGCAAGATAGCATCGCAGCGACCACACGGCGGCCATCGGCTCGTCGACGGGGCGTCGCTCGCCGCCTTCGCCGTCACCGCCGCGGACGAAGTCGATCACGATCCGGAAGTCGTGGTCGGCCGCTCGGCACGGAACCGTTTCCAAGGGATCGTCACGCGTGTGGTGAAGGACAAGGTCACGGCGCAGGTCGAGATCCAGGCCGGTTCTCACCGCGTGGTCTCGCTCATGACGCGCGAGGCGGCTGACGAGCTCGAGCTCACGCCCGGCGTCGTGGCCACTGCGGTCGTGAAGGCCACCAACGTCGTGGTCGAGCGGCCGGCGGAGCCGTAG
- the modA gene encoding molybdate ABC transporter substrate-binding protein: MRRTRATAVSLLAMLAVVVAVVAGCGNSNGSTGATAGNSTTSASAVTAHGNVTVFAAASLTEAFGDEKATLATSDPGLSITYSFAGSGELVTQIANGAPADVIATANTSTMHTLVQEGLVEPPVTFARNKLEILVAPGNPKHVKALADLTKSDLTLVLCDETVPAGKYATQIFRAASLTPHPKSLEPDVKAAVTKVVTGEADATVVYVTDVKAAGSEGQGVAIPAAQNAIATYPIAIVKATKHRAAAAAFVDAIVHGSGQRALTARGFLPAS; this comes from the coding sequence ATGCGCCGCACCCGCGCCACCGCCGTCTCTCTGCTCGCCATGCTCGCCGTGGTCGTCGCGGTCGTCGCGGGCTGCGGCAACTCCAACGGGTCGACCGGCGCCACCGCGGGCAACAGCACCACGTCTGCCTCCGCCGTCACCGCGCACGGCAACGTGACGGTGTTTGCCGCGGCGTCGCTGACGGAAGCCTTCGGCGACGAGAAGGCCACCCTCGCCACGTCCGACCCGGGTCTGTCGATCACGTACAGCTTCGCCGGGTCGGGCGAGCTCGTGACCCAGATCGCCAACGGCGCGCCCGCCGACGTCATCGCCACCGCCAACACCTCCACGATGCACACGCTGGTGCAGGAGGGCCTGGTGGAGCCGCCCGTCACGTTCGCGCGCAACAAGCTCGAGATCCTCGTGGCACCTGGCAACCCGAAGCACGTCAAGGCTCTCGCCGACCTCACGAAGTCGGACCTCACGCTGGTGCTGTGCGACGAGACCGTCCCCGCCGGCAAGTACGCCACACAGATCTTCCGCGCCGCCAGCCTCACGCCGCACCCCAAATCGCTCGAGCCCGACGTGAAGGCCGCGGTCACCAAGGTGGTGACCGGCGAGGCCGACGCCACCGTCGTCTACGTCACCGACGTGAAGGCCGCCGGCTCCGAGGGCCAAGGCGTCGCGATCCCCGCGGCGCAGAACGCCATCGCCACGTACCCGATCGCCATCGTGAAAGCCACCAAGCACCGTGCCGCAGCCGCCGCTTTCGTCGACGCGATCGTGCACGGCTCGGGCCAGCGCGCCTTGACCGCGCGGGGGTTCCTGCCCGCCTCGTGA
- a CDS encoding sterol desaturase family protein, which translates to MDLTVAATPFYFGSMAVERRVLARRARREGAQPSDYERSDTIASLTMGTASLVAPFAAGALVRLVAPGSGRFPKVLVRTAVGAAVITTVADRLATLDRRAADHARVEPTSAAGLTATHSDAPPTLAALVPTESAPGPRAARRRRVAAWARKLARVGGPVTIAAGALAASTGAAVHNRPAAMWKRNGGRDLGEGVAAWAVAIIGWDLIYYWNHRLMHEVRALWAIHVVHHSSERYNLSTALRQPVADVLGVFVPQGLMCRLGVRPRLVEQARGVNLLYQYWVHTDAIRKIGPAEEALNSPSHHRVHHGSNSRYIDRNHGGILIIWDRLFGTFQRERADDPVIYGLTKNINTFNPLRIATHEYADIVRDVSRSTTWHDRLSYVLRGPGWAYARR; encoded by the coding sequence ATGGATCTGACGGTTGCCGCCACACCGTTCTACTTCGGCTCGATGGCCGTAGAACGCCGCGTGCTGGCACGTCGGGCGCGCCGCGAAGGCGCCCAGCCGTCGGACTACGAGCGGTCCGACACCATCGCGAGCCTCACGATGGGCACCGCGAGCCTCGTCGCGCCGTTCGCCGCGGGCGCGTTGGTGCGACTCGTCGCACCGGGCAGCGGTCGCTTCCCGAAGGTGTTGGTGCGCACCGCCGTGGGCGCGGCCGTCATCACCACCGTGGCCGATCGCCTGGCCACGCTCGACCGGCGTGCCGCCGATCACGCACGTGTCGAGCCCACCTCAGCTGCTGGCCTGACGGCGACCCACAGCGACGCGCCGCCGACGCTCGCTGCGCTGGTGCCAACCGAGTCCGCGCCGGGCCCGCGCGCCGCCCGACGTCGCCGCGTCGCAGCCTGGGCTCGCAAGTTGGCCCGAGTCGGTGGCCCGGTCACGATCGCCGCGGGGGCGCTCGCCGCGTCGACCGGTGCGGCGGTGCACAACCGCCCCGCTGCGATGTGGAAGCGCAACGGCGGACGCGACCTCGGCGAGGGTGTGGCCGCGTGGGCGGTCGCCATCATCGGCTGGGATCTCATCTACTACTGGAACCACCGCCTCATGCACGAAGTGCGGGCGCTGTGGGCGATCCACGTGGTGCACCACTCGAGCGAGCGTTACAACCTGTCCACGGCACTGCGCCAGCCCGTCGCCGACGTGCTCGGCGTGTTCGTGCCCCAGGGCCTGATGTGCCGCCTCGGCGTCCGCCCCCGCCTCGTGGAACAGGCCCGCGGGGTGAACTTGCTGTACCAGTACTGGGTGCACACCGACGCGATCCGCAAGATCGGTCCCGCCGAGGAAGCGCTCAACTCGCCGTCGCACCACCGGGTGCACCACGGCTCCAACAGCCGCTACATCGACCGCAACCACGGCGGGATCTTGATCATCTGGGACCGCCTGTTCGGCACCTTCCAGCGCGAGCGTGCCGACGACCCGGTCATCTACGGCCTCACGAAGAACATCAACACGTTCAACCCCTTGCGCATCGCCACCCACGAGTACGCCGACATCGTGCGCGACGTCAGCCGCTCGACCACCTGGCACGACCGCCTGTCCTACGTGTTGCGCGGCCCCGGTTGGGCCTACGCCCGCCGCTGA
- a CDS encoding DUF3237 domain-containing protein, which translates to MPLQLVPLCEIDITLGTPIVIGEGPAGMRMVLEVGSATMTGDRISGHHHGSASADWVTVIDGVGAVDVRATLETDDGALVLVQYRGRTNLASGEASAPIYVAPTFETGAEQYRWLNLVQAVGVGHLDGTALHYEWFEVREP; encoded by the coding sequence ATGCCCCTGCAACTCGTCCCGCTCTGTGAGATCGACATCACGCTCGGCACGCCGATCGTGATCGGCGAGGGTCCGGCCGGGATGCGGATGGTGCTGGAGGTCGGCTCGGCGACGATGACCGGCGACCGGATCTCGGGCCACCACCACGGCTCGGCGTCCGCCGACTGGGTGACCGTGATCGACGGCGTGGGGGCGGTCGACGTGCGCGCCACGCTCGAGACCGATGACGGCGCGCTGGTGCTGGTGCAGTACCGAGGCCGCACCAACCTCGCCAGCGGCGAGGCGTCCGCCCCGATCTACGTGGCGCCGACGTTCGAGACGGGCGCGGAGCAGTACCGGTGGCTCAACCTGGTGCAGGCAGTGGGCGTCGGCCACCTCGACGGCACGGCGCTCCACTACGAGTGGTTCGAGGTGCGCGAACCCTGA